In Stanieria sp. NIES-3757, the DNA window CTTATTTTAATTCTTGATTACAATCGCCTTTTTACTTTTCAATCAGGGCGATTAATCTTATATACATAAGGAAAAAATAAGCGATCGCATCAAAAATAAACTAATTTATTATCTTAATCAACTGCCTAATTAATACTTTAACAAGTATACAAGATTGTGAGCCAAAAACTAAGTCAATAGAACGTTGAAATAAGTTTTAAGCCTGAAGAAAAATAATAAATTTAGAGTATAGAATAACCAATAATCAATGACTATTAATTAAATTAAATATTCTCGCTCCATTCGTAAAACTCTAATTCATCAGATTCACATTTTTGGCAACTTTGACACTTTTCTGTCATGGGTGATTTTTGTACTTTACCTTTTTTAATTAATCTATCTAGCATTGCTCTAAGTTTGTCTCCATCAATTTGAAAAACTAGTTTCATCTCTGCCAATGAGACGCGCTGAAAATTAAAGACAAAATCTTGTAGTTCTTTTAAGCTCATTAATAAAACCTCATCTATTAACTAAAAGTAAAGCAATAGTCAATTACTTTTTAAGATTTAGATAACCAAAAATATTTCCATAATTAAACTGGAAATCGATTTCTATTGTAGACATTCTTTTACTTCTCAAATTTTAATTTTTTAACTACAGAGTAGCTTATTCAAGCTGATTGGCTTTATTTAAAGATATGTAAAGTACAGCAAGGAAGCTTATACCAATTGAAAAAAGCGAAGCCCAAAATCTTGGTAAAGAGTTTAGAGACTTAATAAATGTTTAGAAGTCAGGAGTTAGTTTTTACCTATTACTTTTTTTACCAAAACTTCCTACTGCTACCAAAGAACCATCACACTTTCCTTTCAACGATAGCTGAATTAATTAAACTCAATAGTTTTTTTAAATAAGTAAAAATCTAGTAACGTATACTATTTGCGATCGCTCTGTCGGAGAGTTTAATCTCCCGTAAATAGTATTTTTATGGAGGAAGCGATAAAAACTCCATAACGTTCTAGACTGTATAGTTCACTGTCTACACA includes these proteins:
- a CDS encoding hypothetical protein (conserved hypothetical protein) — encoded protein: MSLKELQDFVFNFQRVSLAEMKLVFQIDGDKLRAMLDRLIKKGKVQKSPMTEKCQSCQKCESDELEFYEWSENI